A stretch of the Thunnus thynnus chromosome 7, fThuThy2.1, whole genome shotgun sequence genome encodes the following:
- the stard10 gene encoding START domain-containing protein 10, whose protein sequence is MSGHTVTIPDDRAFASFKAECLCEEGWSMNYSKGGITVWTQGLEAGKSVHKIKCRMVCKDVSAETMYDVLHDIEYRRKWDTNVIETFDIGKLTVNADVGYYSWKCPNPLRNRDVITLRSWLPIGKDYIIMNYSVKHAKYPPKKDMVRAVSIQTGYMIQSQGPNHCTLTYMAQVDPRGSLPKWVVNKSSHFLAPRAMKKINKACVKYSEWKQRHNPGFKPWLYPEQTTLPSIPLSELSIQHAESLENIDESSLAETQEREDSD, encoded by the exons ATGTCTGGACACACTGTGACCATCCCGGACGACCGGGCGTTCGCCAGCTTCAAGGCGGAGTGTCTGTGCGAGGAGGGCTGGAGTATGAACTACAGCAAGGGGGGCATCACGGTGTGGACCCAGGGTCTGGAGGCGGGGAAGTCCGTCCACAAAATTAAG TGTCGTATGGTGTGTAAGGACGTCTCAGCTGAGACCATGTATGACGTTCTCCATGACATTGAATACAGAAGGAAATGGGACACAAACGTCATTGAGACCTTTGATATCGGGAAACTTACAGTCAACGCGGACGTCGGTTACTACTCAT GGAAGTGTCCAAATCCTCTTCGGAACCGCGATGTCATCACGCTTCGCTCCTGGCTGCCAATAGGGAAAGATTACATCATCATGAACTATTCAGTCAAACATGCC AAATACCCTCCTAAAAAGGACATGGTGCGAGCTGTGTCCATTCAGACTGGCTACATGATCCAGAGCCAGGGACCCAACCACTGTACCCTCACTTACATGGCCCAGGTAGATCCAAGAG GTTCATTACCCAAGTGGGTTGTCAACAAGTCTTCCCACTTCCTCGCTCCTCGC gcaATGAAGAAGATCAACAAAGCCTGTGTGAAGTATTCAGAGTGGAAGCAGAGACACAACCCCGGATTCAAGCCCTGGCTCTACCCCGAACAGACTACATTACCCAGCATCCCACTCTCTGAGCTCAGCATCCAGCATGCTGAGAGCCTGGAGAATATTGATGAGAGCTCCCTGGCCGAGACccaggagagagaagacagcgactaa